The Fulvivirga ligni genome window below encodes:
- a CDS encoding lactonase family protein: MSCQKPASKDENEIEEDSLSTMRSKPDKKLLYVGTYTRKEGHVDGKAEGIYLYELDMHTGKLEKISTTRGIVNPSYLTIHSSGDYVYAVSETVGNDSVPTGSVYAYKVEADSTLRELNHVSSEGKAPCFITTDPSGKYVLVANYVDGVVALYTIAGDGSLESKMHVQHEGSGTTARQESAHAHSVWPIKNGFVYAVDLGIDQIIPYRLDEGKDSLEASSFVTKLPAGSGPRHLAFHPTKKIAYSINELKGTVTSFDIADNGELRSFQTLPAVEDTTGVDAGSADIHITPDGRFLYASNRGKFNNIAIFKINEETGELSLVGHQPTKGDAPRNFVIDPTGKFLLVANQNSSNVVTFEIDKETGELIDIGVETEIPTPVCLQFMP, encoded by the coding sequence GTGAGCTGTCAGAAGCCAGCAAGTAAAGATGAAAACGAAATAGAGGAAGATAGCCTGTCAACCATGAGAAGTAAACCCGATAAAAAATTGCTTTATGTAGGTACATATACCCGAAAAGAGGGACATGTAGACGGCAAAGCAGAGGGCATTTATCTCTATGAATTAGATATGCACACAGGTAAATTAGAAAAAATATCTACCACCCGTGGCATAGTGAATCCTTCATACTTAACTATCCACAGTAGTGGAGATTATGTGTATGCAGTGAGTGAAACTGTAGGTAATGATAGTGTTCCTACAGGCTCAGTATATGCGTATAAAGTGGAGGCAGACAGTACTTTAAGGGAATTAAATCACGTGTCTTCGGAAGGTAAAGCACCTTGTTTTATTACCACAGACCCATCAGGTAAATATGTTTTAGTTGCTAACTATGTAGATGGTGTGGTGGCTTTATATACTATTGCTGGTGATGGTAGCCTGGAAAGTAAAATGCATGTACAGCATGAAGGTTCAGGTACAACTGCCCGTCAGGAATCAGCTCATGCACACAGTGTGTGGCCTATAAAAAATGGATTTGTTTATGCGGTTGATCTGGGCATCGACCAGATTATACCCTACAGACTGGATGAAGGCAAAGATAGCCTTGAAGCTAGCTCATTTGTAACGAAACTGCCAGCCGGATCAGGACCAAGGCATTTGGCATTTCATCCTACTAAAAAGATAGCTTATTCTATCAATGAGCTTAAAGGAACAGTGACCTCATTTGATATTGCAGATAATGGTGAATTAAGATCATTCCAGACCTTACCTGCCGTGGAGGACACTACAGGTGTAGATGCAGGTTCTGCCGATATTCACATTACTCCTGATGGTAGATTTCTTTATGCCAGCAACAGAGGTAAGTTTAATAATATCGCCATATTTAAGATAAACGAGGAAACTGGTGAATTAAGCCTGGTGGGTCACCAACCTACTAAAGGTGATGCACCAAGAAATTTTGTGATAGACCCAACTGGTAAATTCTTGCTAGTAGCGAATCAAAATTCTAGCAACGTGGTAACTTTTGAGATAGATAAAGAAACAGGTGAGCTGATAGATATAGGTGTGGAAACAGAAATTCCAACACCGGTATGTCTTCAGTTTATGCCTTAA
- a CDS encoding ABC transporter permease — protein sequence MIKNYFKIAIRNFLRHKFYAGLNILGLSVGVAVSLLISIYLLHELSYDNFHPNGNEIYRVNQTNIWDPEGGWMSRTPPPVADAMLSEFPEVEAAVRINTPTATIVNVEQGGTYSSFREDNILAADSNFFDFFGFQLLEGSRDKALSQVNSVVLSKEAAQRYFGEQSAVGKTILLGDEKMPVEVTGVTEKQPTNAHFHFDLLLSMPTNPAVKRFEWSWIWTQMHTYVRIKNNVPKVEEGMHGLAHKYAMDAFNRLGISMADFESQKGKLDFVLQPVEDIHLNSSVGGNIEPVSDVTYVYIFGTVAIFIMFLAGINFVNLTTARAANRAKEIGVKKVLGSGKAHLVRQFLLESVMLSTIATIIGLGLAELLRFSVVDYLGINMSTSIFTDPRILTMVMLLPLVLGLLAGLYPAFYLTSFQPARVLKGSVASGAKSSLLRNILVICQFSIAIILVASTAVIYKQLKYCEDTDLGLNKDHIIVVKEVDKLHDQMNAFKQEMRKVAGIKEVSIGSVMGGNSSYALEDLFYKEGEPDKKMSLATVKGDEDYMPLFDMKLLAGRNFVKSNPSDKSGIVINEKAMKAFGWNLENVLGQKVEYFESVEFHVIGVVSDFNMASVKFQIAPLAIFHNDANLFNDNRLMALKYDPKSLPQVIASLENNWNMLSESVPLDYVYLDESISEQYQSEQKLGLLFSVFAVLALLIACLGLFGLASFMAAQRNKEIGVRKVLGASIAQIVILLNSNFSKLILISLFISIPLVWWLMSKWLEQFVMRIEIGWEVFAIAGLSALSIAWLTVSYQSIKAAVVDPVKSLKEE from the coding sequence ATGATTAAGAATTATTTCAAAATAGCCATAAGAAACTTTTTAAGACATAAGTTTTACGCTGGTCTGAATATACTGGGGTTATCCGTGGGTGTGGCGGTGTCTTTGCTTATCAGCATTTACCTGCTGCATGAGTTGAGTTATGATAACTTCCATCCTAATGGGAATGAGATATATAGGGTAAATCAAACTAACATCTGGGATCCTGAAGGCGGCTGGATGAGTCGTACTCCACCTCCCGTGGCTGATGCCATGTTATCTGAATTTCCTGAAGTAGAGGCTGCTGTACGAATCAATACACCCACAGCAACCATAGTTAATGTTGAGCAGGGAGGCACTTACAGTTCATTTAGAGAAGATAATATATTGGCTGCCGATTCTAATTTCTTTGATTTCTTCGGTTTTCAGCTATTAGAGGGTAGTCGTGATAAGGCATTGAGTCAGGTCAATTCTGTAGTGCTATCCAAAGAAGCAGCGCAAAGGTATTTTGGTGAGCAGTCAGCAGTAGGTAAAACCATTCTGCTAGGCGATGAGAAGATGCCGGTGGAAGTAACAGGTGTTACAGAGAAGCAACCTACAAATGCCCATTTTCATTTCGACTTACTCTTGTCAATGCCTACTAACCCTGCCGTGAAAAGATTTGAGTGGAGCTGGATTTGGACACAGATGCATACTTATGTTAGAATCAAAAATAATGTTCCAAAGGTAGAGGAAGGAATGCATGGCCTGGCTCATAAATATGCTATGGATGCCTTTAATAGACTAGGTATTTCAATGGCTGATTTTGAAAGCCAAAAAGGGAAGTTAGATTTCGTATTGCAGCCGGTAGAAGATATCCATTTAAACTCATCAGTAGGTGGTAATATAGAGCCGGTAAGTGACGTCACTTATGTATATATCTTTGGTACAGTTGCCATTTTCATTATGTTTTTAGCGGGAATCAATTTCGTAAACCTTACTACCGCTCGTGCCGCAAATCGAGCCAAAGAAATTGGCGTGAAAAAGGTGTTAGGATCAGGTAAAGCCCACCTGGTAAGGCAGTTTCTATTGGAATCAGTGATGTTAAGTACAATTGCCACCATCATCGGTTTAGGTCTGGCTGAGCTATTAAGATTTTCAGTGGTAGACTATCTGGGAATCAATATGAGCACCAGCATATTTACAGATCCACGGATTTTAACCATGGTGATGCTGCTTCCTCTTGTACTTGGCTTATTGGCAGGTCTGTACCCGGCATTTTACCTTACTTCTTTTCAGCCAGCCAGAGTATTAAAAGGAAGCGTGGCCAGTGGAGCTAAGAGTTCATTGTTGCGTAATATATTGGTTATCTGTCAGTTTAGTATTGCTATAATTCTGGTGGCTAGTACGGCTGTAATCTATAAGCAATTAAAATATTGTGAGGATACTGATTTAGGCTTGAATAAAGACCATATAATAGTAGTAAAAGAGGTGGACAAGCTACACGATCAAATGAACGCTTTTAAGCAGGAAATGAGAAAAGTAGCCGGAATAAAGGAGGTTTCTATTGGCAGTGTAATGGGCGGGAATAGTTCCTATGCGCTTGAAGATCTTTTCTATAAAGAGGGGGAGCCAGATAAAAAGATGTCTTTAGCTACTGTAAAGGGCGATGAAGATTATATGCCACTCTTTGATATGAAACTGTTAGCCGGTAGAAATTTCGTAAAATCTAACCCATCAGATAAGTCAGGAATCGTTATCAATGAGAAGGCTATGAAGGCTTTTGGCTGGAATCTTGAGAATGTTCTTGGACAAAAAGTGGAGTATTTTGAATCCGTGGAGTTTCATGTGATAGGTGTAGTGTCTGATTTTAATATGGCCTCGGTGAAATTTCAAATTGCACCATTAGCCATATTCCATAATGATGCAAATCTATTTAATGACAATAGACTAATGGCCCTGAAATATGATCCTAAAAGTCTACCGCAGGTGATTGCTTCGTTGGAAAATAACTGGAACATGCTTTCTGAATCAGTGCCATTGGATTATGTATACCTGGATGAAAGCATCTCAGAACAATATCAAAGTGAGCAGAAACTGGGCTTACTGTTCAGTGTATTTGCAGTGTTAGCCCTATTAATTGCTTGTCTTGGATTATTTGGATTAGCATCGTTTATGGCTGCCCAAAGAAACAAAGAAATAGGGGTGAGGAAAGTACTGGGTGCATCCATTGCACAGATAGTAATTCTGCTAAATAGCAATTTCTCCAAGCTTATACTAATATCACTTTTCATCTCTATCCCTTTAGTGTGGTGGCTCATGAGTAAATGGTTGGAGCAGTTTGTAATGAGAATCGAAATTGGCTGGGAGGTGTTTGCCATTGCCGGTCTATCAGCTCTCTCCATAGCATGGCTTACGGTGAGTTATCAATCTATCAAAGCAGCTGTGGTAGACCCTGTGAAGAGTTTGAAGGAAGAGTGA
- a CDS encoding sigma-54-dependent transcriptional regulator — translation MKAQGNILIVDDDIDVLETARMFLKQEFSSVDIEQNPEKISGHFERKDYDVVLLDMNFKKGMNDGAEGFFWLNEILKMDNDASVILITAYGEVDLAVKAMKEGATDFVLKPWKNQKLLATIMSALKLRESRKEVVRLKESQQSSTRSSGEFENLTGESAALQRVKDLIKKVAATDADVLILGENGTGKEVVARNIHQHSNRKDEVFVHVDLGAISETLFESELFGHVKGAFTDARQDKPGRFEVAQKGTIFLDEIGNLSLPLQAKLLTVLQSRKVKRVGSNKDINLDVRLICATNMPLNEMVAEQTFRQDLLYRINTVEIRVPSLRERREDISLLADHFLKIFSHKYHKKGIKIATSTLEKLKSYPWPGNIRELQHAVERAVILSETDSIDSIESFISVPHHPSSLLAEDKTLDEMERDFILQTLERNNGHVTKTAKVLGLTRTALYRRMNKHGI, via the coding sequence ATGAAAGCACAAGGTAACATTTTGATAGTAGATGACGATATTGATGTTTTAGAAACTGCAAGAATGTTTTTAAAGCAGGAATTCTCATCTGTAGACATTGAACAAAATCCTGAAAAGATTTCAGGACATTTTGAGCGCAAGGACTATGATGTGGTGCTTCTAGATATGAATTTCAAAAAAGGCATGAATGACGGTGCTGAGGGATTCTTCTGGCTCAATGAAATCCTAAAAATGGACAATGATGCCAGTGTGATCCTGATCACGGCCTACGGCGAGGTAGATCTGGCAGTAAAAGCCATGAAAGAAGGAGCTACTGATTTTGTGCTTAAGCCATGGAAAAACCAGAAACTACTGGCCACCATCATGTCAGCCTTGAAACTGCGGGAATCGAGAAAAGAAGTGGTACGCCTTAAAGAGTCACAGCAATCCAGCACACGATCATCGGGCGAATTTGAGAATTTAACAGGTGAGTCTGCTGCTCTTCAACGAGTGAAAGACCTGATTAAAAAAGTAGCAGCCACTGATGCCGACGTTCTTATCCTTGGTGAAAACGGCACCGGTAAAGAAGTGGTAGCCAGAAACATACATCAACACTCGAATAGAAAAGATGAAGTGTTTGTGCATGTAGACTTAGGTGCTATAAGTGAGACTTTATTTGAAAGTGAGCTGTTCGGCCATGTAAAAGGAGCTTTTACTGATGCTCGTCAGGATAAGCCTGGCAGGTTTGAGGTAGCGCAAAAAGGCACCATCTTTTTAGATGAAATTGGCAACCTGTCTCTTCCTCTTCAAGCCAAACTACTCACCGTACTACAAAGCAGAAAAGTAAAGAGAGTTGGTTCTAATAAAGACATAAATCTAGATGTGAGACTCATCTGCGCTACCAATATGCCTCTTAATGAAATGGTGGCAGAACAGACCTTTAGACAGGATTTGCTCTATCGTATCAATACAGTTGAAATAAGAGTGCCGTCATTAAGAGAAAGAAGGGAGGATATCTCTTTGCTCGCAGATCATTTTCTTAAAATCTTCAGCCATAAATACCACAAAAAGGGCATTAAAATAGCCACCAGTACTCTGGAAAAACTTAAAAGTTATCCCTGGCCGGGGAATATTAGAGAGCTACAACATGCGGTAGAGAGAGCGGTCATCCTTAGCGAAACTGATAGCATAGATAGTATTGAATCATTTATATCGGTACCGCATCATCCCAGCAGCCTGCTGGCAGAGGATAAAACACTGGATGAAATGGAGAGGGATTTCATTCTTCAAACACTGGAGCGCAATAATGGCCATGTCACTAAAACAGCAAAAGTGCTGGGCTTAACGCGCACAGCACTTTATAGAAGAATGAATAAACATGGCATTTAA
- a CDS encoding ABC transporter permease, with the protein MFKSYFKITFRSLLKNRLSALINLVGLTVGISTCIVIFLFISNELSFDDFNTKADRIYRVVTKGKNSSGLDYEGSVPSPMAEAIRNDLPELKHVTQLFQPTDYQILYNGDKWTQSDIAFADSAFFNVFDFEIIASSKATLLGTAGEVILTESLAKDHFNGENALGKVFRLNQTEDVEVVGIMKDLPVNSHIQFEMLVSFPTLSAEFVGLDIFSWDFNGGIYNYVVLPENVSESRINEGLIALRDKYKPISKNNETTYFLQPLKDIHFNQRFVEDNITYTMDSTYIWVLGSIGIFILVIACVNFINLSTALAIKRAKEVGMRKVLGANKSQLSLQYLSEAFLITLTSALLSLGIVERTLPFINHYMDISLSISAVTQFEFIVFYIGLVLVVTLLSGLYPSMILASYQPAKALKTKITDVNSTSLFLRKGLVGFQFVVSQVLIIATLVIASQMDYFHSKPLGFKKDQIVTLSLPVRDEGKLETFKSELLKDNMISSVSFALGAPTSNNGLSSNFQAEGDDSNMNAQIKAVDIDYKDTYGLDLVAGNWFTHIQKGKEGYELIVNESMTRKIGFTSPEEAIGKKIQFGINGINAPVVGVVKDFHMASLEAGIEPLIMCQFPPFYFEGGIRISGDNLPAAMAHIEKSWEVVFPEYVYDYEFLDDMLSKNYESEQTIYNLFKILSGIAIAIGCLGLIGLVSFLVNQKSKEVGVRKVLGASVSSIFLLFGKGYIILLLIAFLIAAPISWWAMNSWLSSFAYKIELSPLYFVAGILINGVIAILTVGFQSIKAAVANPVVALKDE; encoded by the coding sequence ATGTTTAAAAGCTATTTCAAAATCACCTTCAGAAGTCTCTTAAAAAATCGTTTATCTGCCCTGATAAACCTTGTGGGGCTCACTGTAGGTATCAGCACTTGCATCGTCATATTCTTATTTATCAGTAATGAGTTGAGCTTTGATGATTTCAACACAAAGGCAGACAGAATTTATCGTGTAGTTACAAAGGGTAAAAATTCTTCAGGGCTGGATTATGAAGGCTCTGTACCATCACCAATGGCGGAAGCTATTCGAAATGATTTGCCTGAGCTGAAGCACGTTACACAACTTTTTCAACCCACTGATTATCAGATATTATATAATGGAGATAAGTGGACTCAAAGTGATATCGCTTTTGCAGACTCTGCATTTTTTAATGTATTTGATTTTGAAATAATCGCCTCTAGTAAAGCAACTTTACTTGGCACTGCAGGTGAAGTAATTTTAACAGAATCCTTAGCAAAAGACCATTTTAATGGTGAAAATGCATTAGGCAAAGTCTTCAGATTGAATCAAACCGAAGATGTAGAAGTGGTGGGAATTATGAAGGATTTGCCGGTTAATTCTCATATCCAATTTGAAATGCTTGTGTCATTTCCTACGCTGTCAGCGGAGTTTGTAGGGTTGGATATTTTTAGTTGGGACTTTAATGGTGGCATTTATAACTATGTAGTTCTCCCTGAAAATGTATCTGAAAGCCGAATCAATGAGGGGTTAATAGCTTTAAGAGATAAGTATAAGCCTATTTCGAAAAATAATGAAACTACATATTTTTTGCAGCCTTTGAAAGACATTCACTTTAATCAGCGCTTTGTCGAGGATAATATTACTTACACTATGGACAGTACTTATATATGGGTACTAGGATCTATTGGTATTTTTATCTTGGTTATTGCCTGTGTCAATTTTATTAATCTTTCTACGGCGCTGGCCATTAAGCGAGCTAAGGAAGTAGGGATGAGAAAAGTGCTTGGTGCCAATAAAAGTCAGCTTTCCCTACAGTATTTATCAGAGGCATTTTTAATTACTCTTACCAGCGCCCTGTTGTCTTTGGGTATTGTAGAGAGAACTTTGCCATTTATAAATCATTATATGGATATTTCTCTGAGTATCAGTGCTGTTACACAGTTTGAGTTTATAGTGTTTTATATAGGGTTAGTACTAGTAGTAACATTGTTATCTGGCCTGTACCCATCAATGATATTGGCCTCATATCAGCCAGCTAAAGCATTAAAAACCAAAATCACTGATGTGAATAGCACCTCTTTGTTCTTAAGAAAAGGCCTGGTGGGATTCCAGTTTGTGGTTTCTCAAGTGCTGATTATCGCTACCCTGGTCATTGCCAGTCAGATGGATTATTTCCATAGCAAGCCATTGGGTTTTAAGAAAGATCAGATAGTAACACTTTCATTGCCAGTTAGAGATGAAGGAAAGCTGGAGACATTCAAAAGTGAATTGCTTAAAGATAATATGATTAGCAGTGTGTCATTTGCTCTTGGAGCACCCACTTCTAACAACGGTTTGAGTTCTAACTTTCAGGCAGAGGGTGATGATTCAAATATGAATGCTCAGATAAAAGCAGTGGATATAGATTACAAAGATACTTACGGTTTGGATCTAGTGGCCGGAAATTGGTTTACCCATATTCAAAAAGGCAAGGAAGGGTATGAGCTGATAGTAAATGAAAGTATGACCAGGAAAATAGGCTTCACTAGTCCTGAAGAGGCCATCGGAAAGAAAATCCAGTTTGGAATAAATGGCATCAATGCTCCCGTAGTGGGGGTAGTAAAGGACTTTCATATGGCTTCCCTAGAAGCAGGAATAGAGCCGTTAATTATGTGTCAGTTTCCTCCATTTTACTTTGAGGGAGGGATTAGGATTAGCGGAGATAATTTACCTGCTGCTATGGCACACATTGAGAAAAGCTGGGAGGTAGTATTCCCAGAGTATGTGTATGACTATGAATTTTTAGATGATATGCTCAGTAAAAACTATGAGTCAGAACAAACTATTTATAATCTCTTTAAAATTCTTTCAGGTATAGCTATAGCCATCGGGTGTTTAGGATTAATTGGCTTGGTGTCCTTTTTAGTGAACCAGAAGTCTAAAGAGGTCGGGGTGAGAAAAGTATTGGGTGCTTCTGTTTCAAGCATATTCTTACTGTTCGGTAAAGGGTATATCATCTTGTTGTTAATAGCTTTTCTCATTGCTGCACCTATAAGTTGGTGGGCTATGAATAGCTGGCTTTCATCCTTTGCTTATAAAATTGAATTATCACCGCTATATTTTGTGGCCGGCATTTTAATAAATGGTGTAATAGCCATTCTCACCGTAGGTTTTCAGTCCATAAAAGCGGCTGTGGCTAACCCTGTAGTAGCGCTAAAAGACGAATAA